One genomic region from Croceicoccus sp. YJ47 encodes:
- the bioD gene encoding dethiobiotin synthase → MSRTIVVTGTDTDIGKTVFAAGLTAAMGAHYWKPVQAGLDDGSDSRTVEMLGVPAARIVPEAYRLTTPCSPHLAAERDGVEIDPARLTLPMVDGPLVVEGAGGALVPVTRGLLYADLFARWGAPVVIVARTTLGTINHSLLTIEALRSRAVPILGIAFVGEEVEDSERIICAMGRVRHLGRLPHVDPLDARTLRAAFANGFDAGGFGRETWA, encoded by the coding sequence GTGAGCCGCACGATCGTCGTCACCGGGACCGATACCGATATTGGCAAGACCGTCTTTGCCGCCGGGCTGACCGCCGCGATGGGGGCGCATTACTGGAAACCGGTGCAGGCCGGGCTCGACGATGGCAGCGACAGCCGGACGGTCGAGATGCTCGGCGTGCCGGCGGCGCGGATCGTGCCCGAAGCGTATCGCCTGACGACGCCATGTTCTCCCCATCTCGCGGCGGAGCGTGACGGGGTCGAGATCGATCCGGCGCGGCTGACGCTGCCAATGGTGGATGGCCCGCTCGTGGTGGAGGGGGCGGGCGGCGCGCTGGTGCCGGTGACGCGCGGGCTGCTCTATGCCGATCTGTTCGCGCGGTGGGGCGCGCCGGTGGTCATCGTCGCGCGGACCACGCTCGGCACCATCAATCACAGCCTGCTCACCATCGAAGCGTTGCGCAGCCGCGCTGTGCCGATTCTCGGCATCGCGTTCGTCGGCGAGGAGGTCGAGGATAGCGAGCGCATCATCTGTGCCATGGGCCGGGTGCGTCACCTGGGCCGGTTGCCGCATGTCGACCCGCTCGATGCGCGGACCTTGCGCGCGGCGTTCGCAAATGGTTTCGATGCGGGCGGTTTCGGCAGGGAGACATGGGCATGA